In Candidatus Nitronauta litoralis, one DNA window encodes the following:
- a CDS encoding DUF3365 domain-containing protein, protein MLCRKMRSTLLTAGMAAFFFGGPGLILESWALSLNEKKEIALEITQLFRSARAVISEYQQEINDSDIGDKNLPPEKVIEEAKQHYERDTGKEFRLADGASLKGVGQKAMLNAIDEVMSNAQPLINERGRGYKGFLPAVFARLVADRFNRLMKQKAFIKLTAPNKYIRNRSNQPDRWEASIIDNKFGKTRSSEEKPFVEETRHRGRSAFRLIIPEYYNKTCLPCHGGNRNERDITGARKEGGKLGELGGAISFVIYN, encoded by the coding sequence ATGTTGTGTCGAAAAATGAGAAGTACTTTGTTGACCGCTGGAATGGCTGCCTTTTTTTTCGGAGGTCCCGGGTTGATATTAGAATCGTGGGCTTTGTCCTTAAATGAAAAAAAGGAAATAGCGCTCGAAATTACCCAGTTGTTTAGGTCCGCCCGGGCTGTCATCTCTGAATACCAGCAAGAGATAAATGATTCCGATATTGGTGATAAAAACCTGCCTCCGGAAAAAGTGATTGAAGAGGCAAAACAACATTACGAAAGAGATACGGGTAAGGAATTTCGGTTGGCAGATGGAGCATCTCTAAAAGGGGTTGGGCAAAAAGCCATGCTCAATGCGATTGATGAGGTGATGAGTAATGCGCAACCTTTGATTAACGAGAGAGGGCGTGGCTATAAGGGGTTCCTGCCGGCAGTATTTGCCCGGCTAGTGGCGGATCGGTTTAATCGGTTGATGAAGCAAAAAGCGTTCATCAAGCTTACTGCGCCAAATAAATATATCCGTAACCGCTCAAACCAGCCGGATCGCTGGGAGGCAAGTATTATTGATAACAAGTTTGGAAAAACAAGATCAAGCGAGGAAAAACCCTTTGTTGAGGAGACGCGTCATCGCGGTCGATCAGCCTTCAGATTAATCATTCCTGAGTATTACAATAAAACATGCCTGCCCTGTCATGGAGGTAATCGAAATGAACGGGATATTACGGGAGCCAGAAAAGAAGGAGGAAAACTGGGTGAACTGGGTGGAGCAATAAGTTTTGTGATTTATAACTGA
- a CDS encoding AAA family ATPase produces MDKLKHELNLSIRARYPLLYLLSWEEERAQTLLEEIGQATGKELVLWTRTTGFQPAPQSEANERKPEEALKSIAKSGKKAIYVLRDFHSFLEEPEVVRRLRDLVHQLKRSYKTVILISPVLKIPPELEKDITVFDLPLPDTRELAALLRNLLEPYRKSDKVQVDLSSELLEKVVQATTGLTRNEAENVYSKALIHNRNFTEDDLPLIIEEKKQLIRKSGILDFIGLSTQMGVVGGLGKLKEWLRQRSRAFSNKARQYGLPEPKGVMMVGVQGCGKSLAAKAIATEWNLPLLRMDVGKIFDSYIGNSEDNMRQALAQAEAMSPTCLWLDEIEKGFAGTSSSGQGDSGVTARVFGTFLTWMQEKTRPVFVIATANNIEALPPELLRKGRFDEIFFVDLPKHEEREEIFKIHIKLKKRNPDNYNLRSLAETADQFSGAEIQEAVVSAMYAGFAENREFATEDILQAIKETVPLAVTAQERIAELREWARQRARPSS; encoded by the coding sequence ATGGACAAACTAAAGCACGAACTCAACCTTTCGATCCGGGCGCGTTATCCACTTCTTTATCTATTAAGCTGGGAAGAGGAACGGGCGCAAACTCTTCTTGAAGAAATTGGCCAGGCTACTGGAAAGGAGCTTGTGCTTTGGACGCGGACCACAGGTTTTCAACCGGCCCCTCAGTCGGAAGCCAATGAGCGGAAACCGGAAGAGGCTTTAAAGTCAATCGCCAAATCGGGCAAAAAAGCCATTTATGTTTTACGGGATTTTCATTCATTTCTTGAAGAGCCCGAAGTGGTTCGACGATTGCGTGATCTGGTTCATCAACTCAAGCGCAGTTACAAAACGGTGATATTGATTTCACCGGTGCTGAAGATCCCCCCGGAGCTCGAGAAGGATATTACGGTATTTGATCTTCCTCTTCCTGACACAAGAGAACTGGCCGCCTTGTTGCGTAACTTGCTGGAGCCTTACAGAAAATCAGACAAAGTGCAAGTGGACTTATCTTCCGAACTATTGGAGAAAGTAGTCCAGGCAACGACCGGCCTGACCCGTAATGAAGCGGAGAATGTTTATTCGAAAGCTCTCATACACAACCGCAACTTCACTGAAGATGATCTGCCGCTCATCATAGAAGAGAAAAAACAATTGATTAGAAAATCGGGCATCCTCGATTTTATTGGGCTCTCCACTCAGATGGGTGTTGTGGGGGGGCTAGGCAAGTTGAAAGAATGGCTGAGACAGCGTTCCCGCGCCTTCAGCAACAAGGCGCGTCAATATGGTTTGCCGGAGCCAAAGGGTGTGATGATGGTTGGAGTTCAGGGGTGTGGAAAAAGCCTGGCTGCGAAAGCCATCGCAACGGAATGGAACCTGCCGTTGCTCAGGATGGACGTAGGTAAAATTTTTGATTCCTATATAGGGAACTCCGAGGATAATATGCGTCAGGCCCTGGCCCAGGCAGAAGCGATGAGTCCGACCTGTCTATGGTTAGATGAGATCGAGAAGGGGTTTGCAGGAACCTCAAGTTCGGGGCAAGGGGATTCGGGGGTGACGGCTCGTGTTTTTGGAACTTTCCTGACCTGGATGCAGGAAAAAACACGTCCGGTTTTTGTGATCGCAACGGCCAATAATATAGAAGCGCTCCCACCGGAATTATTGCGCAAGGGACGTTTCGATGAAATCTTTTTTGTCGATTTACCGAAACACGAAGAGCGTGAGGAAATATTCAAAATTCACATCAAATTAAAAAAAAGGAATCCTGACAATTATAACTTGAGGTCACTCGCTGAAACTGCGGATCAGTTTAGTGGGGCTGAAATTCAGGAAGCTGTTGTTTCTGCAATGTATGCAGGTTTTGCAGAAAACAGGGAATTCGCGACGGAGGATATTTTGCAGGCTATTAAGGAGACAGTTCCTCTTGCTGTAACAGCTCAGGAGCGTATTGCAGAACTCCGGGAATGGGCTCGGCAAAGGGCCAGGCCCTCCTCCTGA